The Nitrospira sp. CR1.1 genome has a segment encoding these proteins:
- a CDS encoding alpha/beta fold hydrolase, giving the protein MPVSTMLLALGLIGVVGCAGSAPPVRTNSGAHPPQLADVIPPDQPFQRHMVDLDGLHLSVLEAGTGDPIIFVHGVVTTSNIFPQYVGAYSPEFRGIAVDLRGYGDSEKPVTGFSIPNFSRDLIKLADVLQIQKAVWVGVSMGGMILQQLALDHPERVRALVLVSTTDGPMILDKDISSIGAPRDYREVSKNMIVESFPAGAQAKTYQPLLDRISTWNGTVIREALTSMSQFSVRGQLTGIRAPTLILVGSKDDVATPAIAKDIQAQISGSQVVAFDTGHFMMAEDPARFRAVLGDFLKRLPQ; this is encoded by the coding sequence ATGCCGGTTTCTACAATGCTTCTCGCGCTGGGACTGATTGGGGTCGTCGGGTGCGCCGGGTCGGCTCCTCCGGTCCGCACCAACAGCGGCGCCCATCCGCCACAACTTGCCGATGTCATTCCTCCCGACCAGCCGTTCCAACGCCATATGGTTGATCTCGACGGCCTGCATCTCAGCGTTCTGGAAGCGGGGACCGGTGATCCGATTATTTTCGTGCACGGCGTGGTCACGACCAGCAATATCTTTCCCCAATACGTGGGCGCCTATTCTCCGGAGTTTCGCGGTATCGCAGTGGACCTGCGCGGGTACGGCGATTCGGAAAAGCCGGTGACGGGTTTTTCCATCCCCAATTTTTCCCGCGATTTGATCAAATTGGCCGATGTGCTCCAGATCCAGAAGGCGGTGTGGGTGGGCGTCTCGATGGGCGGCATGATTCTCCAGCAGCTGGCTCTGGATCATCCGGAACGCGTACGGGCCTTGGTGCTGGTCTCGACGACCGACGGGCCGATGATTCTGGACAAGGATATTTCCTCGATCGGCGCGCCCCGCGACTATCGCGAGGTCTCGAAGAATATGATTGTGGAGAGTTTTCCCGCCGGCGCGCAGGCGAAGACGTATCAGCCGCTGCTCGACCGCATTTCCACCTGGAACGGCACGGTGATCCGCGAGGCGCTCACGTCCATGTCGCAATTTTCGGTGCGCGGCCAATTGACCGGCATCCGGGCGCCGACCTTGATCCTGGTCGGGTCGAAGGATGATGTGGCGACGCCGGCCATTGCGAAGGACATCCAGGCGCAGATTTCCGGCTCGCAGGTCGTGGCGTTCGATACGGGCCATTTTATGATGGCGGAAGATCCGGCTCGGTTCCGCGCCGTGCTCGGGGATTTCTTGAAGAGGTTGCCGCAGTAG
- a CDS encoding pseudouridine synthase, translating to MLGKKPGKRRAAPLAVRQKPPADQGNAQRVTLDRLLSKLGIASRSRAQAWIKAGRVRINQRLVRRPETWVAWPGDVVTLDEHPLQEGTPRFILFHKPKGLVTTHADEKGRRTIFDVLPPEFTRLHAVGRLDQATSGLLLLTSDTAISSFLTDPKQRVPRRYLVTVRGEVTDETAQAAIDGHDDQGERLHCAMLEIQKRSGRESHMSVTLTEGKNREIRRLFKALGHEVTRLRRIQYGPFALGALQPGAWRELPIADAKALIDQGLP from the coding sequence ATGCTCGGAAAAAAGCCAGGCAAACGGAGAGCCGCGCCTCTCGCGGTTCGCCAAAAACCTCCTGCCGATCAGGGCAATGCGCAGCGCGTCACGCTGGACCGTCTCCTCTCGAAACTCGGCATCGCCAGCCGGAGCCGGGCGCAGGCATGGATCAAGGCCGGACGCGTCCGTATCAACCAACGCCTCGTGCGCCGGCCCGAGACCTGGGTGGCCTGGCCCGGTGATGTCGTCACACTCGATGAGCACCCGCTGCAGGAAGGCACTCCACGGTTCATCCTCTTTCATAAACCCAAAGGCTTGGTCACGACGCATGCTGACGAGAAAGGCCGGCGCACGATTTTTGACGTGCTGCCTCCGGAATTCACACGTCTGCATGCGGTCGGACGCTTAGACCAAGCCACCAGCGGCCTTCTCCTGCTCACCAGCGACACTGCGATCTCCAGCTTTTTGACAGACCCGAAGCAGCGGGTGCCGCGGCGCTATCTGGTGACCGTGCGCGGCGAGGTCACGGATGAAACGGCGCAGGCGGCCATCGATGGCCATGACGATCAGGGCGAGCGCTTGCACTGCGCGATGCTGGAGATTCAAAAACGCTCCGGGCGGGAATCGCATATGTCCGTGACGTTGACCGAGGGAAAGAACCGGGAAATCCGGCGCCTGTTCAAGGCGCTGGGCCATGAAGTCACTAGGCTTCGCCGCATTCAATACGGTCCCTTCGCGCTCGGCGCTCTCCAGCCTGGCGCCTGGCGCGAGCTTCCGATCGCGGATGCCAAGGCCCTGATTGATCAGGGTTTACCCTGA